In Odontesthes bonariensis isolate fOdoBon6 chromosome 9, fOdoBon6.hap1, whole genome shotgun sequence, the following proteins share a genomic window:
- the LOC142388005 gene encoding claudin-3-like yields the protein MPSLGLEMLGVALAFLGWISAVVSCALPMWRVSAFIGMNIVTAQMTWEGIWMNCVVQSTGQMQCKTHDSMLALSADLQAARALSIISIVVGIVGLLVAIMGAKCTNCVDEEAAKARVMIAAGGAFILASLTQIIPVSWSAHTIIAEFYNPGIPEAQKREIGAALYLGLELIGISLCILGWIIAIVACALPMWRVTAFIGSNIVTAQIIWEGLWMTCVVQSTGQMQCKVYDSMLALSQDLQAARALTVISILLAILALLVAIAGAKCTNCIDDEASKSKVMIISGVFFIVSGVMQLIPVSWSANTIIRDFYNPLLTDAQRRELGAALYIGWAAAALLLLGGGLLCCSCPPRETRMAYTSRMAYSAPRSAGGPGLERKDYV from the exons ATGCCTTCCCTGGGATTAGAGATGCTCGGAGTGGCTCTGGCCTTCCTGGGATGGATCTCAGCTGTTGTTTCTTGTGCCTTGCCCATGTGGAGAGTGTCAGCTTTTATTGGCATGAACATCGTCACTGCCCAGATGACTTGGGAGGGGATCTGGATGAACTGCGTGGTGCAGAGTACAGGCCAGATGCAGTGCAAGACCCACGACTCCATGTTGGCTCTCAGTGCGGATCTCCAGGCTGCCCGCGccctctccatcatctccattgTGGTGGGAATTGTGGGACTCCTGGTTGCCATTATGGGGGCAAAGTGCACCAACTGCGTGGACGAAGAGGCAGCGAAGGCTCGGGTGATGATAGCAGCCGGGGGGGCCTTTATCTTGGCTTCTCTCACCCAGATTATACCCGTGTCGTGGTCTGCCCATACGATCATCGCGGAGTTCTACAACCCTGGGATACCCGAGGCCCAGAAGAGGGAGATCGGGGCGGCTCTCTACCTGG GTCTGGAGTTGATAGGCATCTCCCTGTGCATTTTGGGATGGATTATTGCCATCGTGGCCTGCGCCCTCCCTATGTGGAGGGTGACGGCTTTCATCGGCAGCAACATCGTGACGGCTCAGATCATCTGGGAGGGCCTGTGGATGACCTGCGTGGTCCAGAGCACGGGCCAGATGCAGTGCAAGGTCTACGACTCCATGCTCGCTCTGTCCCAGGACCTCCAAGCCGCCCGGGCTCTCACCGTCATCTCCATCCTGCTCGCCATCCTCGCCCTCCTCGTTGCCATAGCCGGGGCCAAGTGCACCAACTGCATCGACGATGAGGCATCCAAGTCGAAGGTGATGATcatttctggagttttcttcaTTGTATCCGGCGTCATGCAGCTCATCCCGGTCTCCTGGTCTGCTAACACCATAATCAGGGACTTCTACAACCCGCTGCTCACTGATGCTCAGCGGAGGGAGCTGGGGGCCGCTTTGTATATCGGCTGGGCAGCAGCTGCACTCCTGCTTCTTGGCGGCGGgctgctctgctgctcctgTCCGCCACGAGAGACCAGAATGGCTTACACTTCACGGATGGCTTACTCTGCCCCGCGGTCTGCGGGCGGCCCGGGGTTAGAGAGGAAAGACTACGTATGA
- the LOC142388760 gene encoding claudin-4 has protein sequence MYSAGLEILGIILAVAGWLGVMVACGLPMWRVAAFIGQNIVISQVIWEGLWMNCSVQSTGQMHCRVHDSMLGLPVDLQAARALVIVSMVLCIVGIGLSVAGAKCTNCSRDVSSKPRLVVAAGVTFIVAGLLLLVAVSWTAHAIVLGFYDPLLEETAKREFGNALYFGWAASCLLVLGGTLLCCSCPSRSAAAPGGGASAPSRVDYTAIKTMSVNGYTRRDYV, from the coding sequence ATGTACTCTGCAGGCTTGGAGATCCTCGGGATCATACTGGCTGTGGCCGGCTGGCTCGGGGTGATGGTGGCCTGCGGCCTGCCCATGTGGAGGGTGGCCGCCTTCATCGGCCAGAACATCGTCATCTCCCAGGTGATCTGGGAAGGCTTGTGGATGAACTGTTCGGTGCAGAGCACAGGCCAGATGCACTGCAGGGTGCACGACTCTATGCTCGGGCTGCCGGTGGACCTGCAGGCGGCTCGAGCCCTGGTCATCGTCTCCATGGTGCTGTGCATCGTGGGCATCGGTCTGTCGGTGGCCGGTGCCAAGTGCACCAACTGCAGCCGGGATGTGAGCAGCAAACCTCGCCTGGTGGTGGCTGCTGGGGTCACCTTCATCGTGGCGGGATTGCTGCTGCTCGTGGCCGTGTCCTGGACAGCGCACGCCATTGTCTTGGGCTTCTACGACCCGCTGCTGGAGGAGACGGCGAAGCGGGAGTTTGGAAACGCTCTGTACTTTGGGTGGGCTGCCTCCTGCCTGCTTGTTCTGGGGGGAACGCTGCTTTGTTGCTCCTGCCCATCCAggtcagcagcagcaccaggcgGTGGTGCCTCTGCTCCCTCCAGGGTGGATTACACAGCAATCAAAACCATGTCAGTCAATGGATACACCAGAAGAGACTATGTATAG